The following coding sequences are from one Gossypium raimondii isolate GPD5lz chromosome 4, ASM2569854v1, whole genome shotgun sequence window:
- the LOC105780867 gene encoding DNA-3-methyladenine glycosylase, protein MNPTPQFKPVASKSRKTVRSSQCLEERRSQSSKAATVRTRTKPSRKQTRPQSSPVSLPCFRNTTILPPEFFQIDALDLAPHLLGKFLRRDDVVLQITEVEAYRPNDSACHGRFGVTARTAPVFGPGGHAYVYLCYGLHTMLNVVADKEGAGAAVLIRACAPVCGLETIQERRGQQTEKPILLTGPGKVGQALGITTEWSNHPLYTPGGLELLDGPEPDKILIGPRVGIEYALPEHVNALWRFAIAGSPWISAPKNTLRLP, encoded by the exons ATGAACCCAACTCCCCAATTTAAACCAGTTGCTTCGAAATCCAGGAAAACAGTTCGGTCGAGCCAATGCCTGGAGGAACGGAGGAGTCAGAGTTCCAAAGCAGCGACCGTTAGGACCCGGACCAAACCAAGCCGTAAACAAACTCGGCCGCAATCTTCTCCGGTTTCTCTCCCTTGTTTTCGCAATACCACGATACTGCCCCCGGAGTTCTTTCAAATTGACGCTCTTGATTTGGCGCCACATTTGCTTGGCAAGTTTTTAAGGAGAGATGATGTTGTTCTTCAAATCACTGAG GTAGAGGCTTATAGGCCAAATGATTCAGCTTGTCATGGTAGATTTGGAGTCACTGCAAGAACAGCCCCTGTT TTTGGTCCTGGAGGGCATGCTTATGTTTATCTTTGCTATGGACTTCATACGATGCTCAATGTTGTTGCTGACAAAGAAGGAGCTGGGGCTGCAGTGTTAATACGTGCATGCGCTCCGGTGTGTG GTTTGGAGACTATCCAGGAGCGTCGTGGTCAGCAAACTGAAAAGCCTATTCTTCTCACTGGACCCGGAAAG GTTGGTCAGGCACTTGGAATTACCACAGAATGGTCTAACCATCCACTATACACTCCTG GTGGTTTGGAACTCTTGGATGGGCCTGAACCGGATAAGATATTAATTGGGCCTCGTGTTGGCATTGAGTATGCTTTACCCGAGCACGTTAACGCCTTGTGGAGATTTGCCATTGCCGGTTCCCCATGGATAAGTGCTCCTAAAAATACTCTCAGGCTTCCCTAG